ACtccctgtgggagtggggaggaggggtccgCAGGGAAGGACAGAAGTAGGTGATGGGGGCCTGGTAGACCAGGTGACTGGAGAGAGACTGGCCCCACCTTGCTCCCTAGGTGCTCCGAGGTTAGATGACCACGGTCCCAATGTGGCCCAGAGTCAGGAGAAAAGGGCCCTTCTCCCTggccctcctctttctccccataCGTACGCATATATGTGAGTCTGTGGAACGCAGACACATAggaatgatatttcattgttggaaaTCACAGAGAGACTACCACTGTGCACTCCACCGTGTACCTCAGGGTGGCTGGGCACCAGCTTGGTCCtcgcgcccccacccccagagcagcAAGAACACTGCCTCATGACCTCTGCACCCTGGGTCAAACctttcctctcccagcctcagttatcccacctgtaaaatgaggatttgGACTCAGAGGTCACCCCTCCCTGGGACTCGAGAGGAAGTAGAGGGGGCTTGGAAGTTACAAGCTGAGCCTCTGCAGCCAGGCTGCCTGCAACCCCGGCCCACTCTTCACCAGCCACCTCGCGGCTGCCTGGGGGTTCCTGGAGTGTCTTCCTCCCCGGGCCGTGGGCAGGTTTGAGTGAGCTAGCACTTGTGAAGCACTTCGACTGGCGTCCAGCACAGTGAGAACTGAGGAAGCGATAGCCATTATTCTGTCGTCAGCCCTCAGTCTTCGCTGCTTCCAGGCAGTGCCTGGAGATTCTGTGTCAGGGGACAGAAGGCGCCCCTCCCCGGCTCAGCTCCAGGGCCTGGAAACACCAGGAGCGAAGCAGGGGCCGCTGAGGGACCAGAGCAGTGGTGTCAAACCCGGAGTCCAAGATAGCCGTTCTCTGACAGAACCGCTCCCCTCTCCACGCCACTACCTGGGCAACTCCCTGTCTGGCCACCCTCCCTGTCAGCCAGGCCGGTCCCCTCTCCTTGCTGGTGGCACTGGCCCCTGCTGACCCTCCACACTCCCAGCCTAACACCACATGGTCCCCTCTTGTTCTTTCTACACCCTTGACTCCTTACTGTCACCCAGACCTCAGCCTGGCTACCTCATCTGTAACAGTAGCTGCCCCAGTCACTCCCTGCCTTCTTCATCCATTCGACAAATATCAGAGCTGATGTGTGCCCCTCTGTTCTAGGCCCTGGGGAGACAGCACAAAACGAGCCAGGCAAAGTcgctgccctcctggagcttgaATTCTAGCACAGGGGCAAGTAGGGGGCCAATAGTACGGCACTTATGACTAAGCAAGGAAAATATTAGACGGGAGGAGTGCTGTGCCAAGGAGGAGAATGTGGGATGGGACGGGACGTTGGCACGTGCTCATCGTGACCCTCAACAGGCACGCGCGTGTGTCTGGAGCCCATGTCTGACTAACCCTGTGCGGTCCGCAGAAGTGTGGCTTTGCTTCACTTTGTCAAGCACCTACCGAGCACCtaccctctgccaggccctgcGCCAGGCTCTCGGGGGACACGGTGGACAGTCAAGGGTGTCACCCTCTGCTGTGTAGACTGGCATGGGACACTCATTCCCAGCCAGATCACAGGGGCAAGCCCAAAGAAGTGTGGCTGTCCAGAGTAGGGGGAGGTAACCTGTTGGAGTTGGGGGCCGGACAAGGGGTGGAGAGCggtggagcagagggagcagcagggacACAGGGATGGAGGCGGGAACGAAGGTAGCGGCGGGTGTCTAGGCATCAGTACAAGCGGTTCCATTCTATTCTGCCGTCACCACCAGCAGCCAGTGCCTGGGCGCGCTTACCAAGTCACAGGCATGGTGGCGAAGCACTTTATGTGGATTATGTTTTTTAGTGCTCGGAACAACCCCGTAAGGACAATACTGCTATTAGGAccccactttatagataaggaagCTGTTAGCTACATGTAAGTCACTTGTTCAGGGCCACccagccagcaagtggcagaacTGGATTCAGCCCAGGCCATCTGGTTCCAGGGCTTCTGCTCTTAACCGAGGCCCTCAGCTAAGAGCGTGCTGTGCAGAGGAGGGGATGTGGGCAACACGTGAGGGTGTGGGCTGGTCCCCTCAGGACTTGAATGGAGGGCTGGGGGGCACGAACTTGACATTGGGATGACCACTCACCACCCCTaacccctgacccctgaccctctGCTGGGGGGCTGAAAAGCCAGAGAGTATGAGACACAGTCAGAAATGTGCTTTAGGAAGTTTCTTCTAGCTTGTGGAAAGTGGGTAGGGAGgcagaacagagcctggcacacactgGGAGCAGGGACCTAAGAATGGACTGAGCTGAGGCCATGCTCTGCGgtgattggggggtgggggggggtggagggtgaggtgGGCGTGGGCAGCTGGTGAATGAGCTAAGGCAATTCAGTCCTATTGAAGAGACAAGGCCAGGTTCCAGGGGTGTGAGGAGGCAAATCTGTTCTTTCACTAAAATAATGTTTACGAaccactgtgtaccaggcactacTCTGTGCCTGTGTCAGAGCGGAGAACAAACTAGAACCATCTGCCATAGTGGAGCTGACATTCTAAAGGGCGGAAGAGAGATAGATAATACACTAAGTAAGTAAAATAGCTCATGAACTAAGGAATGATAAATGACAGGAAAAATAGGTGTGCAGGTTCTGGGGGTATTATAAGTTGGTTGGTCAGGGAAGTCATCAATGAAACTATTTCAGCCAACACCTGAAGGAGGTAGGGGGAGAACCACGCAGAAATCTGTGGCTGGAGTCTTGcaggacaggaggaggaagagcaaaggccctgaggcacagTCAGGCTTGCAGGAGGAAGAGCCAGGAGGCTGGGATGGTTGGAGTAGAGGGAGCGGAAGAGCAGCAGAAGCGCAGAAGGTGGCCCAGACTCAATCTGGAGGCCACTGGGAGACTTTGGTGCTTACTCTGAGTGAGATGGAAGTCACTGGAGGGTTCTGACTCGAGGAATGACCTGGGCTGACAGGTTTTATCAGGATCACTCTGGCAGCTGTGATGAAAATAGACTGTAAAtgggaaaaaggaggaggagggaatacCAGCTGCGAGGCAAGAGGCCATGGTGACCTAGACAGGCTGTGAGTTCTTTCtcatgtcccctcccctcccctcctctctactcttctccccaccttccttcttctctcctctccccgtTCTCTCCTACTCTCCTGCacactctctctcctcttcctcccataCATATTCATGTGTGAGTataacacagacacacaaaaaacaatattttcttgTGGGAAATCAGAAGTGGGGAGAGTGGCACTTGCCCTCCGTCATACACATGTCATCGTCGCTCAGCCTCAACTGTCGTCAGCTCATGCATAGTCTTGTCCCGTCTCTATTCCCTGGCACGCTCACCTCTCTTCCCCTGGATTATTTTGAACCTAATCCAAAACATCTTGTCATTTcaccataaatatttcagtacgTCTAGATATATTTCAACAGTAGAGCTAACAGGAACTGTGGATGGATCGGCCTGtcgggtgggagggagaaagaggagccaGCGATGACTCCAGGGGTTTGGTCTGGGCATCTGCAAGGATGAAGCTGCCATTTGCTGAGCTGGGCAGACTGGGagagcagctgggggtggggagtccaGCTTTGCCATGCACGTTGAAGATGCCTGTTGGATACCTAAGTGGAGATGTCAAGTAGGCAGCTGGACACATGAATGACCAACAGggtctggagccaagggggcagGGCAGCTTGGAGCTGTCTGAATGGGGTGACTGGGTGGAGGATGGGGTCTTTCACTGAGGCAGGGAACAGAGAAGAAGCCAGTTTAAGGCAAGGTGGTGGGTTCGTTTGGATGGGTTGAGTTTTAGGTTCTGGTGCCTTGATATGACAAGTTCCCTGGCAGGTGTTGAGGTGCCGGGCTTGGAATTCAGGGGAGGGGTCGGGGCTGGAAATAAACATAGACAATAGTTAAGCCAGGAGAGCCACTGGGGCGCTTAGAGGGTATCTGCAGATGAGAGGAGGAGCAGGCAACACAGAACAGGCATGGATGATGGGGTGGGGGTCTCTGAGATcgctgggggtggagtggggaaggaagaCCTCTGACAGCTCGCCCAGCTTTGTCTTAACCCAACCTGAAGTCCGGGAAGAACCTTTTCTTCCTGAAGACCCCCGTGCACAGTGAGGGCTTAGGAAACTAGGAGCAGTGGGGTTTGTGCATGATCCATTGGGTTTGCCCACTCTTCCTCCATGTCCTCATCCAGGATCTTGCCCTGGGCCGCGGTCCTCAGGACAGGAGAGACAGGCTTCAGGGGATTGAGGGTTTTCCTCCCTGCCGCTGCCACTGgcctgggtgtgggtgtgtgtatggcaggggtagggggtgggaatCCCTCTGCTCCGTTCAATGGAAGGCCCTCCAGGTGCTCAATAGTGTTTCTCTTGAGTGTGACCCCGGGCATGTGAGCATGGCACAGCAAGCCAGTGTCCCCAGCAGGACCAGTCCCTGGAGCCAGACTAGCCAAGCTCAAATCCCAGACCATTGCTAGCTGGCGGCTTTAGTCAAGaggcttaacctctctgagcttcagtttgctcAGCTCTCAAATATGCGTAACTGTCCCTAGTCTGCTGGGTTTTGAGTAGACAAGGTGATGATATATACACATTGTCTGGAGCATAGTAGGCACTTCTTCAGTGGTAGCCATTATTTCTGTGatctctccagcctcatcccccagcccttttctccacaaacctACCCTTCAATTGCCCTGGAGGTGCCCCCTTTGCCCCACTTCCCTACTTCCCAGGCTTGCTAACCTCCTCTCTCATAAACTCCCACCCAGACCTTAAGACCCAACCTTGGTGTGTCCTCCTCTGACCCATCAAAACAGGGCAGTCATGTCCCCCTCTGGGCCTGTGAGAGGCCCCATCACACTGCTGTATCTATATGCTGACATGTCCGGCTCCCCCGGAGCCCAAGAGACCCTGCTTCCCATTTCAGCTGCACTCCCAACATTCGGTGACTGTCTGGGGTGTGCGTGCACGTGGCCACCTGAGATGGGCCTCTGGGCTTGCTGACCTCATGTGTCTGTTCTCTGCCCCCTTCACCCGGTTCGTAGACCTGGACTTGGCTGTGCCAGAGACCGTCAGACTGGACAGCAGTTTACACAAAGCCCGGGCCCAACTGCTGGCCAAGGGCCGTAGACATCGGCCTTCCCGCTCCAGGCTTCGGGACAGTGCCAGCTCTGCGGAGGATGGCGAAGGCTCGGATGGGCCCGGAGGCAAGGTTGGGGCAACCCACGCAATCAAATATACCCCAGCCACTCTTCTTGCCCCTGGATAGTCCTTCCAAACAGCTCTTCCAGGGaaaccacccccaccacccctcccacagGCTTCGCACATGATAATGCTCACACACTTCAGGTGCATTCACTTCTGGCTCATTTCATCCTCTCAAAGAAGGGATtagcattcccattttacagatgagaaaactgaggcttagaggttCCGTAAACAAAGCCACACAGTAAAAGAGGTGGGATTCAATCCCAGCCTCTGTGGCTGAAAGCCCCTGGTTTTCCCACCTTTCACTGCCCAGCCACCACTCTACCCCGCATGGGGAAACCCTCTCTCCAGTTCCCAGAAAGACCCAGGAGTCTGGGCTCCACGGCTCCGGAGGCTCCTTGCAGCTTACTGGGTGAACCGGGCTCCCAGCCCCTCCGGGAAGCGGGGAGAAGGGATTGCAGTGAGCGGCTGCCCCCTCCCGCAGGTGACCGACGGCTGCGGGAGCCCCCTGCACCGGCTACGCTCGCCTTTGCACTCGGGTCCGGGGTCTCCAGCTGTGGGCTCGTTCTGCCTGGAGCCTCCGGGGTTGCGGCGCAGCCTGGACGAGGACGAGCCACCACCCTCGCCACTCACCCGCTACCGGCCCCTGCACAACGCCGCTTCGCACGAGGGCCTGGCCGCCGCCTCTAGCTCGCCGCCTCGCTCCGCGCCCTCCTCTGACAGCTCGCCCAGCTTTGTGCGCCGCCACCTGCGCGCAGAGCCGCACAGCGAAGGTGAGCAAGGCCCGCCCGGTGCCCCCTGCTGGTGCGCGCGGGGACTGCAGCGGCACTGAAGCTCAGGGCGGGACCAAGCGGGACGTGACGGCTTACGGGGAGTTAACACCacgcttcattcattcatccactgagCGCCTacgatgtgccaggcactgctgggcACTCGGCACATAAGCGAGCAAACAGATGCAGTTCTCATTCTCAGGGGGCTTGTAGTTCCGGggagaaacaatgaaataattccttataatggggtggggggaagcaatCAAAGCATCCCTTAATTAAACGTAGTTACAAGCTGTAATAAGTGCAATGTGAGAAAAGAGCACGGTGGTGGGAGAGCACATGTAAGGGTGAAAAGACCTGGTTGGGAGCATCctggaaggcttctctgaggaagtgacatgtGACAAAAGATTGGAAGGCTGGTTAGAAGTTGGCCAAGATAAAATTAACACTCAGTAGTGGTGGTCCCTACCTTTTCAGAGTGGTTTGTGGTTTGTTTAAGGCTTTCATCAACACCCCATTAGGTCCCGTGAAAGGGGCAGGTGTTCTTATGCCCGTATTTGAAGTGAAGGAAGCGCAGAGAGTTAAAGTGACTTGTtctaggtcacacagctagtgaaggGCACCAGCGCCAGGTTGCGTGATTCCAAGTGAAGAGAATTTCTCCCACCCCACACTGGCAGCTGAAGGAGACTATTTCACAGGctatttcctttccccttccccaaaaGATGACAGCCGAGATGCCAGCCCACCTGAGCCTGCCAGCCCCACCATTGGCCTGGATAAGAAGACTCGCCGGAAGTTCCTGGACCTGGGGTGAGTGCAGGAGGGGCCAGAACCAAAAGCTTggagctgtggggggaggggtacagGGTAGCATAGTGGGCAGCACTGCCCcactacccccttccctccccacaggGTCACCTTACGCCGAGCATCCACTAGCAAGAGCCGGAAGGAGAAGGGCAGCAACCGCCTGTCCATGGGCAGCAGGTAAGAGGTGTACTCAGCACCTCAGCCCAGCTTCTGCCCATAAGTCCCCGCGGGCCTGGCCCTCCCCTCAGTGACCACACCCATGCAGGGCGCTCTCTCCACAGGGAGTCGGTGGAGGGGTCCGGCAGGCCAGGGGGCTCCCCGTTCCTGCCCTTTTCCTGGTTCACGGACAGTGGCAAGGGCTCGGCGTCCTCTGGCAGCACCACCTCCCCTGCCTGCTCGCCTAAACATGAGAGCTTCAGCCCTAAGAAGTCAGCTTCTCAGGTAAGTCCGTGGCCTTCTTGCCCCCATAGTGGCTCTTAGGCTCAGGTGACATGAGGGCGTACTCCACCCCGGTTCGGGCTGGCACCCAGGCGTTCCGAGAGTGCGTCCGCTGAGCCATTCAGTGATTCATTCACTTGCCCATCTCTGAGTTTGTGCATCCGCTTGTTCACACGTCATGATCTGAGTGGGTAATTTGGTGATTCGTTCATTGCTTCATCCACTGAACACATGTCACTGAACACTGTGATTCCCCTGCTGTGTACCCAGCCAGAGGTCTCCTGCGTTCCCGCTCACTTTTCTGCCCGGCTCCGTCCTAGCCCCTTGTCCTCCCCGAGGCCTCAGATCCTGATGCTTCACACGATCGCCCTGTCATATGTGCCCGCCCAGCTCCTGGCTCGCGCCTAAGGGGCACTGAGCAACTGCTGGTGCCCTAATCCAGCACCTCATCTCCAtccagatgggggtgggtgggttgggggtACCCCCTTGGGCTGGGGGCAAGCTTTCTCCTCAGCAGCACGCACTCCCTCCTGTCTAGGAATCCACCCTGAGTGATGACTCCACAccccccagcagcagccccaagATCCCGAGCGGCCCCCGGCAGGAGGCCAAGTGTTCCTACCCCTATCACACGCTGTCCCAGTCTTCGGATGAGGTGAGCGAGCTCTGGCCTCCTTCTCTGCCCGGTGTGTAAGCCACAGGCTGCATCATCCCTCTCACCCTCCTTGGCCTCCTCCCCAGTTCCTGGATGAGCCTCTCCCCACCATCCACCACTGGACCAGTCAGCAGGTGGGCCAGTGGCTGCACAGCCTCAACCTGGAGCAGTACGCCGCCGAGTTTGCCGCGCGGCAGGTGGACgggccacagctgctgcagctggATGGAAGCAAACTGAAGGTGGGTCAGAGTAAGAGGGCCCCAGCCCAGCCGGAGCCCGAGGCAGCCTTCACGGATTGGGATCCCCACAGCCTGACCTTGTCACTCCTCTGAGGCCACTGCCCCTGACCTCTGGCCTCTGGGCAAGGTCCTTGGCCTAATCTTTGTCCTCCAGCATGGGTCCTCAATCTGATTTAAAACTCAAGCCCAATTCTTCAGTTTGACCTTCAAGCTCCAGACCTTGACCTCTAGGACTTCATATGATCTGACTCTTGACTCTGATGAGTCCTCTGGTATCATGGGAAGCAGGCCTCTCCCTTGATCACCTTATCTGATTCTCAGTCTTGGAGGTGGGTGATAGCAGGGGGAGATCAGGAAGGGCTCCTGGTCTCTACGCTGGAAGGTTTCTGGTCTGTTTCCACACTCTGCTGGGTTGCTTGGGGAAGGAGTAGAGAGGAGAGTCCCCCAAGAAGTctctggagtggggaggggcctcACCAACTGaccggctgtgtgaccttgggcaagttgctccCCATCTCTGAGCATCAGGGGGTTGGCCCGGTATGCCCAAACTGAAATGAGTAGAGGAATGGGAGCTAAGGATTATGGGAAGTGGGGGATGGTAGGCGGTGGTGGTAAAGGGCCTGGAACTCTCTACCCTCATCTCCCCCAACTCCTCCCATTCAAAATTCTTGCTCTGAGGGTTCTGATCCACTGGCAAGTCTGGGAGGAGAGGACAGGTGGAGCTCCAGAGAGGGTACCGCTGGGGCACAGAGGGCCCGGAGGTGCTTCTGGGGTGCTTTCCCTCACCCTCAGATTCCTCCCCCAGAGCCTGGGGCTCAGCAGCTCGCATGATCGGGCACTGGTGAAGCGGAAGGTGAAGGAACTGGCAGCAGCTGCTGAGAAGGAGCGCAAGGCCCAGGAGAAGGCTGCGCGGCAGCGCGAGAAGCTCCGGCGCAGGGAGCAGGAGGCCAAGAAGAGctagaggagagtgaggcgggcatgGCACCCAGGCATGGGCAGCCGCCGGGTTCGGCGGGCACAGGCCTCCCCAGGGAAGCAGGGCCTGGGCGCCAAGTTTGGGCTGGCCTGGCCCCACACTCTCAGGGGTACTTGCCCTCTCTCACCTTGTCACTCTGGACCAAGATCCCCCAGAAAGGGAGACCCCAGGGACAGGGCCCAGTAATAAATCAATTTCAAGGACTCGTTCGGCACAGAGTTCCCGGGGAAGGTAGCAGATTATGGGAAGAGGGCAGGGAGGCTAGGGCTGAAGCCAGTCTGGGAGCCCAGAGGCGCCTGGGTTAGTCTGACACTCTGTTCTGGGGTCACAGTGGTGTGGGGGGCTGGCAGTGAGCTGGGATGCTTGCCTGTTTGCCTTCCAGAGGCCCTGACATGGGGCCAGGGACCCAGGGCTCAGGGACGTGGCTGAGCATCTCAGCAGGAGTAGGCAGATGGAGTTGTTCTCCAGCTCTCCAAGgtggctgtgtgtggggagagCTCTGCTCTgttcccagggaggctggtgggcaCGGCAGCAAGCTGCACTCAGAGTAGACTCCCGATCTGCCTCAACAGGACAGCAGAGGAAGCAGCATGATTATCCCACGTGGTCTTTGTAGGACttcaggagaagggagggtgaaaccctccttcttttccccttccctgtcctgtgGTCCCAATAGTGAGACAACATCCCTACGGGTGTGCCCCTCCTGGGGCCCCGTCAGGTCTGCGCTTTGGCCCATTTCTCCTCTTGCTGCCCTCAGAGGGTACCTGAGCCCTCCCTGGGCACAGAACAAACTTAGGAGCTGGTAGAGATGAAGGCATCCTTCTACCAATGCACCGATGCCTATGTGGGACTGAACTGGTGAATCCTTCCCCGAGTCAGGCAGAGGCAAATCCAGGAAGGGTTTGCCAGCCCTTCCCCACATGCCCTGGTCCCAGTGGGGTCTCAGTGAGCTCCAGAACTGGAAGAAGGTGCAAGCTCTGACTACAAGGAGGGGTGGAGCCAGCCCCCGTTCCTGTGGGCATGGAGTGTATCCCAACAGCCTGTGGGTGGCATCTGTCTTTGTAGGGAGGGTACATCAGGTATGGTGCTGGCCAGCAGCTAGCCCGGCTTCTGGAGCGCTGGCTGATGTTACCAATGGGGCCTCTGATTAGAAGTCCCCCTTCACGTCCTCCCACTGGCCCGGAGCGGTGGACAGGACCCAGTGCATGCTGACTCCCCtcattcctgcccagggcctgtGGCTTGAGGGTCACCCCTGCCCCTGACACCCagccctttcttcttctttgctgtctgggctgggagagggactTTTGAGGGGAACTGAGATAGAGGGAAACTGAGATATGGGGGCACCAGCACGACCTGGGCCCGGTGGAGGGGCTGGAGGTAAGGCTGGAGGGCACCCAGGTCCTTGAAACTACTGGGAGCCAACGGGTGCCCACGTGCATGTGAAGGGGGGAGGCAGTACTGAGTTTATTTCAATAAACACTTACGATGTGCCAGTGACCTGCCTGTCTGTCCTAGGCTGGGGCGGCCTGGGTCGGGGCTGTGCTGTCCccgagtggggagtggggggactGTGCTGTCGGGTGTCCTGAATGGACGGCTGTGCTGCTGTCGCACTCGAGGCACTCTGAGTCACACCCTGTGCTGTTCTGGGTGTCCCAAGCGCACACGTGTCATGGGCTGGTCGCAGGGACTGTGGTCTGCTTTCGTTGGTCTTCTGTTGTgcatctccctccccccaggaagGCAGCCAGGCCAAATTCTCATTGGCTCTCCTCTTTACTGTGGATGTCACTGTCACCATCACAGCCACTGGGAGGGGCACACAACTTCCACCCCGTGTGctaaggggagggtgggggcattCGGGGCTATAAAACTAGCTATGTACACAGAGCATTCTAGGGAGAAAGCCACCCCACGCGTGCATGTGTCTGGGCACGGTGGGAGTTGGGGTCTGGAGTTCAGGCGGACAGCCGGGCTGTGAGGTGGGTGTGTGCACGTTAGGACGTTCTCGGAAGGGCTTGGGAGGCTGAGGAATCACTGCAAGCAGCCTGGCTGGGCACGTACCTCCGGGCCCTCCCAGGTTCCTCCACTGTAGGGGTGAGGTCCTAGTAAGAAC
This window of the Desmodus rotundus isolate HL8 chromosome 9, HLdesRot8A.1, whole genome shotgun sequence genome carries:
- the SAMD14 gene encoding sterile alpha motif domain-containing protein 14 isoform X1 codes for the protein MASSKLREPTDEVFDLDLAVPETVRLDSSLHKARAQLLAKGRRHRPSRSRLRDSASSAEDGEGSDGPGGKVTDGCGSPLHRLRSPLHSGPGSPAVGSFCLEPPGLRRSLDEDEPPPSPLTRYRPLHNAASHEGLAAASSSPPRSAPSSDSSPSFVRRHLRAEPHSEDDSRDASPPEPASPTIGLDKKTRRKFLDLGVTLRRASTSKSRKEKGSNRLSMGSRESVEGSGRPGGSPFLPFSWFTDSGKGSASSGSTTSPACSPKHESFSPKKSASQESTLSDDSTPPSSSPKIPSGPRQEAKCSYPYHTLSQSSDEFLDEPLPTIHHWTSQQVGQWLHSLNLEQYAAEFAARQVDGPQLLQLDGSKLKSLGLSSSHDRALVKRKVKELAAAAEKERKAQEKAARQREKLRRREQEAKKS
- the SAMD14 gene encoding sterile alpha motif domain-containing protein 14 isoform X2, giving the protein MASSKLREPTDEVFDLDLAVPETVRLDSSLHKARAQLLAKGRRHRPSRSRLRDSASSAEDGEGSDGPGGKVTDGCGSPLHRLRSPLHSGPGSPAVGSFCLEPPGLRRSLDEDEPPPSPLTRYRPLHNAASHEGLAAASSSPPRSAPSSDSSPSFVRRHLRAEPHSEDDSRDASPPEPASPTIGLDKKTRRKFLDLGVTLRRASTSKSRKEKGSNRLSMGSRESVEGSGRPGGSPFLPFSWFTDSGKGSASSGSTTSPACSPKHESFSPKKSASQESTLSDDSTPPSSSPKIPSGPRQEAKCSYPYHTLSQSSDEFLDEPLPTIHHWTSQQVGQWLHSLNLEQYAAEFAARQVDGPQLLQLDGSKLKIPPPEPGAQQLA
- the SAMD14 gene encoding sterile alpha motif domain-containing protein 14 isoform X3, which translates into the protein MRFLVTDGCGSPLHRLRSPLHSGPGSPAVGSFCLEPPGLRRSLDEDEPPPSPLTRYRPLHNAASHEGLAAASSSPPRSAPSSDSSPSFVRRHLRAEPHSEDDSRDASPPEPASPTIGLDKKTRRKFLDLGVTLRRASTSKSRKEKGSNRLSMGSRESVEGSGRPGGSPFLPFSWFTDSGKGSASSGSTTSPACSPKHESFSPKKSASQESTLSDDSTPPSSSPKIPSGPRQEAKCSYPYHTLSQSSDEFLDEPLPTIHHWTSQQVGQWLHSLNLEQYAAEFAARQVDGPQLLQLDGSKLKSLGLSSSHDRALVKRKVKELAAAAEKERKAQEKAARQREKLRRREQEAKKS